The following are encoded in a window of Mycoplasma anserisalpingitidis genomic DNA:
- a CDS encoding tRNA1(Val) (adenine(37)-N6)-methyltransferase, with translation MTNIDKNWEINSLGFDSNLYVYQDKTMFNYSVDTILLGNFVQLNNKTSNLLEIGTNNGALSIFLAARHKNMQITALEIQSKACELAKINIAKNNMEEQINVVNQDFNVFWKEWNKTVNKKFQIIVCNPPFYPYDKTKASSKISVEKLIATHEIHLNLEQIIKGSSKLLEQKGYLNLVIPVERLVDCFQYMRNYNIEPKRVQFIIPRIQDKPKLVLIEGRMNAGWGVHFLPNLYLHSSEDKNSHEYLPEIKELYKPKVVGENNE, from the coding sequence ATGACAAATATTGACAAAAATTGAGAAATTAATTCACTAGGTTTTGATTCAAATTTATATGTTTACCAAGATAAAACTATGTTTAATTATTCCGTTGACACTATCTTATTAGGAAACTTTGTTCAATTAAACAATAAAACTTCTAATCTGCTTGAAATAGGAACTAATAATGGCGCTTTATCAATTTTTTTGGCAGCAAGACATAAAAATATGCAAATTACAGCCTTAGAAATTCAATCTAAGGCTTGTGAATTAGCTAAAATTAATATTGCCAAAAACAATATGGAAGAACAAATAAATGTTGTAAATCAAGATTTCAATGTTTTTTGAAAAGAATGAAATAAAACTGTTAACAAAAAATTCCAAATTATAGTATGTAACCCTCCTTTTTATCCATATGATAAAACTAAAGCTAGCAGTAAAATTTCTGTCGAGAAATTAATTGCTACACATGAAATACATCTTAATTTAGAACAAATTATTAAAGGTTCTTCGAAATTATTAGAACAAAAAGGATATTTAAATTTAGTTATTCCTGTCGAAAGACTTGTTGATTGTTTTCAGTACATGCGAAACTATAACATAGAACCAAAAAGAGTTCAATTTATTATCCCTAGAATTCAAGATAAACCTAAACTAGTCTTAATTGAGGGTAGAATGAATGCTGGTTGAGGAGTTCACTTCTTACCAAATTTATATCTACATAGTTCTGAAGATAAAAATTCACATGAATATTTACCAGAAATCAAAGAATTGTATAAACCAAAAGTAGTAGGAGAGAATAATGAATAA
- the rnr gene encoding ribonuclease R has translation MDKKNIKTEIFDVINKFGPINFVQLVRKLKLLPNENKNVSISLIELENEHKVFKNWDGEYYSPILHDEFDGILKINNSGKFGFVTELNEDELIPVEELRNCFVAKYFFNTAMHDDLVHVKVFYEDKTKEKTFGVITKIIERKTTELIGFLVSKNSFVDFKPLDNKFNNAKYRINDLKVNAKINDLVVAKVSRIQNEFIYVTIEEIITNKTDPKVFFKAFLEKVKVPKEFNSNMTPELKEIPRSIENENLDGRVDLRNELIVTIDGDDTKDFDDAINVKKLENGNFLLGVHIADVSYYVTENSEIDKEALKRGTSIYLADRVIPMLPFELSNGICSLNPHEDRFAISALMEIDDKGNNIKTEIFPSIIQSKYRLTYKQVNKFLEQQDLLNNDQKLTDMINLSYELSKILHEYKTNQGYIDFEIDEPKIYLNEDGTVKDIIVAERGVSEVLIEDFMVRANEQVAEFLTKRKLPVMYRVHDAPDDEKLTNLENVLSVLDIPFKKPQGILDPIKFAQIATEIKEYKYDEFIKLLFLRTMQKAKYTSINIGHFGLASKFYCHFTSPIRRYPDLMIHRILRELVFNKNTEKLSHFNEIIEGIANQNSSMEQSSIDIERNSNDLFYAEYFKNKIGQKFHAQIISVTKFGMFIEFPNKTDALIHKSTLLDGEYEANETMTVIASSNRKFKIGQFVDVVVTGVDLVEGKVDAVLEEFYAEFLNNEKNKKNFRSVKSEQIRKN, from the coding sequence ATGGATAAAAAAAATATTAAAACTGAAATTTTTGATGTAATTAACAAATTCGGACCTATAAATTTTGTTCAACTTGTAAGGAAATTAAAGTTATTGCCTAATGAAAATAAAAATGTGAGCATTTCCTTAATTGAACTTGAAAATGAACATAAAGTATTTAAAAATTGAGATGGTGAATATTACAGTCCGATTTTACATGATGAGTTTGATGGTATATTAAAAATCAATAATTCAGGAAAATTTGGTTTTGTTACTGAATTAAATGAAGATGAATTGATACCAGTTGAAGAACTCAGAAATTGTTTTGTTGCGAAATATTTCTTTAATACAGCAATGCACGATGATTTAGTTCATGTTAAAGTATTTTACGAAGACAAAACTAAAGAAAAAACTTTTGGTGTAATAACCAAAATTATTGAACGTAAAACAACTGAATTAATCGGTTTTTTAGTTTCGAAAAATTCATTTGTTGATTTTAAACCACTTGATAATAAATTTAACAATGCTAAATATCGTATTAATGATCTTAAGGTTAATGCCAAAATTAATGATTTAGTAGTTGCTAAAGTGTCAAGAATTCAAAATGAATTTATTTATGTAACCATTGAAGAAATTATCACAAATAAAACAGACCCAAAAGTCTTTTTTAAAGCTTTTTTAGAAAAAGTTAAGGTACCGAAGGAGTTTAATTCAAATATGACTCCTGAATTAAAAGAAATTCCACGATCAATCGAAAATGAAAATCTTGATGGAAGAGTTGACTTAAGAAATGAACTAATCGTTACTATTGATGGTGATGATACTAAAGATTTTGACGATGCTATAAATGTTAAAAAATTAGAAAACGGGAACTTTTTACTTGGAGTTCACATCGCTGATGTTTCATATTATGTAACTGAAAACTCTGAAATAGACAAAGAAGCCTTAAAAAGAGGAACAAGCATTTATCTAGCTGATAGAGTTATCCCTATGTTACCTTTTGAACTTTCTAATGGAATTTGTTCATTGAATCCTCATGAAGACAGATTTGCAATTAGTGCATTAATGGAAATTGATGATAAAGGAAATAACATCAAAACTGAAATTTTTCCTTCAATAATTCAAAGTAAATATCGACTAACTTACAAACAAGTTAATAAATTCTTGGAGCAACAAGATTTATTGAATAATGATCAAAAATTAACTGATATGATTAATCTTTCATATGAGTTATCAAAAATTTTACATGAGTATAAAACAAATCAAGGTTATATCGATTTTGAAATTGATGAACCTAAAATTTATTTAAATGAAGATGGTACAGTTAAGGATATTATTGTTGCTGAAAGAGGTGTTTCTGAAGTACTAATTGAAGATTTCATGGTACGTGCTAATGAACAAGTTGCGGAATTTTTGACTAAAAGAAAATTACCGGTAATGTACCGTGTTCACGATGCACCAGATGATGAAAAACTCACAAATTTAGAAAATGTTTTATCTGTTTTAGACATTCCATTTAAAAAACCACAAGGAATTTTAGATCCAATTAAATTTGCTCAAATTGCTACTGAAATTAAAGAATATAAATACGATGAATTTATTAAACTTTTATTCTTAAGAACAATGCAAAAAGCAAAATATACTTCAATTAATATTGGACACTTTGGGTTAGCAAGTAAATTTTATTGCCACTTTACAAGTCCAATTCGTAGATATCCAGATTTAATGATTCACAGAATTTTAAGAGAATTAGTATTTAACAAAAATACTGAAAAATTAAGTCATTTCAATGAAATAATTGAAGGTATTGCAAATCAAAACTCTTCAATGGAACAATCTAGCATTGACATTGAACGTAATTCTAATGATCTTTTCTATGCTGAATACTTCAAAAATAAAATTGGTCAAAAATTCCATGCACAAATTATTAGTGTTACTAAATTTGGAATGTTTATTGAATTTCCTAATAAAACCGATGCTTTAATTCATAAGAGCACCTTACTTGATGGTGAATATGAAGCAAATGAAACTATGACTGTTATTGCATCAAGCAACAGAAAATTCAAAATTGGACAATTTGTTGACGTTGTAGTTACTGGAGTTGACTTAGTTGAAGGTAAAGTTGATGCAGTTTTAGAGGAATTTTATGCTGAATTCTTGAATAATGAGAAAAATAAAAAGAACTTTAGAAGTGTAAAGAGTGAACAAATAAGAAAGAATTAA
- the secG gene encoding preprotein translocase subunit SecG — MLILTIVLLIISVIIIIISFIMSPDSNAFSGALVGSGDLELFKTSKERGFKKILKYSMFAFGILLLLASVLIRVFL; from the coding sequence ATGTTAATTTTAACTATCGTTTTATTAATTATTTCAGTGATCATCATAATAATTTCATTTATTATGTCGCCTGATTCTAATGCCTTTTCTGGAGCTTTAGTTGGTTCTGGAGATTTAGAGTTATTTAAAACATCAAAGGAGAGAGGATTTAAGAAAATTCTTAAATATTCAATGTTTGCTTTTGGTATTCTTTTACTTTTAGCAAGCGTTTTAATTAGAGTTTTCTTATAG